In Paenibacillus sp. FSL R7-0345, a single window of DNA contains:
- a CDS encoding nucleotidyltransferase-like protein has product MELSNLTLLSGETFDESVLGAVALRQKGNAPFQSALLHDFDMVVLMLHAEQEKERILTHTIAGERRTQTVHVGLPALERAVLAGDNNELLTSLITGEVIWDPKGILGEMRREIIRFQGPLKDRVLFMEFARFLHMYVKSKRYIEACCTMDAYNCVLMALYHWARIEVSEAGCFPNPAVWEQVKSLNTPVHKLYEELTVSTETLDQRIELILLACEFALMSKMSDCCGLLLNILGSRKESWSIKELLQHSGLSPLGAELPLVLRKLVSRSQIREITAWSKDASEGHTVRYTL; this is encoded by the coding sequence ATGGAACTGTCCAATTTGACCCTGTTGAGTGGAGAAACGTTTGATGAAAGTGTCCTGGGCGCCGTAGCATTGCGGCAAAAAGGTAACGCTCCGTTTCAGAGCGCGCTGCTCCATGATTTTGATATGGTGGTACTGATGCTGCACGCGGAGCAGGAGAAAGAACGGATTTTGACCCATACGATTGCCGGAGAGAGACGGACACAGACAGTTCATGTTGGTTTGCCTGCGCTGGAACGGGCTGTTTTGGCAGGTGATAACAACGAATTACTGACCAGTCTTATAACAGGTGAAGTTATCTGGGACCCCAAAGGGATATTGGGTGAGATGAGGCGGGAGATTATCCGGTTTCAGGGGCCGCTTAAAGATCGCGTGCTGTTCATGGAATTTGCCCGGTTCCTGCATATGTATGTAAAATCCAAGCGCTATATCGAAGCCTGCTGTACGATGGATGCGTACAATTGTGTGCTTATGGCCTTGTATCACTGGGCTCGTATTGAAGTCAGTGAAGCAGGCTGCTTCCCGAATCCGGCGGTGTGGGAGCAAGTAAAGAGCCTTAATACCCCGGTCCATAAGCTGTATGAAGAACTTACAGTGAGTACCGAAACACTGGATCAAAGAATTGAGCTGATTCTGCTTGCCTGCGAATTTGCCCTTATGTCCAAGATGTCCGACTGTTGCGGGTTGCTGCTGAACATTCTCGGGAGCCGCAAAGAATCGTGGAGTATTAAGGAGTTATTACAGCATTCGGGTCTCAGTCCGCTTGGTGCAGAACTGCCGCTGGTACTGCGCAAGCTGGTATCCCGCTCACAGATAAGAGAGATCACAGCCTGGTCTAAAGATGCTTCTGAAGGACATACGGTCCGTTACACATTATAA
- a CDS encoding DUF2614 family zinc ribbon-containing protein has translation MKIKSAKINAFRTWGLLLTMLGMGLMIAGTAGIVFWGSAGKVAAAIGLVIGLISMMASLAIYFWAGMLSTSAVQLECPECHKLTKMLGKTDRCMFCHTLLTRDPAQATITAEQLESQQLKSH, from the coding sequence ATGAAGATAAAATCGGCTAAAATCAATGCTTTCCGCACCTGGGGACTGCTGCTGACCATGCTTGGAATGGGCCTTATGATTGCCGGGACTGCAGGAATCGTGTTCTGGGGATCAGCAGGTAAGGTGGCAGCGGCAATCGGACTGGTTATCGGTCTGATCTCCATGATGGCCAGTTTGGCCATCTACTTCTGGGCAGGCATGCTTTCAACGAGTGCAGTTCAGCTGGAGTGCCCTGAATGTCACAAACTGACCAAGATGCTGGGCAAAACCGACCGCTGCATGTTCTGCCATACTCTGCTCACCCGCGATCCCGCACAGGCAACTATTACAGCTGAGCAGCTTGAGAGTCAACAGCTCAAATCCCACTGA
- a CDS encoding glycosyl hydrolase family 18 protein: MESRQRQGRTNKRGSRLRRFLGLVIIAAAAYWVAFYVLPNRQHIDPDWNGVQQPIFVKGQLTGYSASGTGDGLLLPLPLLQEYVDPDIRYEEATKSVILSTDNDLLYMQEDTTAASLNNEPVQLRLAPEEQDGVTYLPADSLENLYGLEVEEDSSTSAVLLMTAGESVKLGTVKGEEGGRTKALRKGPTIHAPIIADMPPGTVVRIWHSATENEEWLYVQMNSGYTGFIKAEDITADGEKTVEQREYVPTRAERSWKGKAVNLFWEAVYERKPNPANFGELPGVNVVSPTWFSIVDVDGNVRSKADKAYVEWAHKQGMEVWALLSNSFDADLTTEALSSYERRMTTIVQMLEYADLYDLDGINIDFENVYTKDGGNVTQFMRELKPMAQAKNLIISIDVTPKSNSEMWSLFLDRKALGTTADFLMVMAYDEHWASSPTAGSVASLPWVENSISRIIKEDEVPAEKIILGVPLYTRIWTETTEKGEMKVSSKAVGMKTVQELLAEKKLTPSFDSEAGQNYVEYKEEGNLQKIWIEDEVSLKARVELAKSFGLGGVASWTRSFGTVEAWKALQEINK; the protein is encoded by the coding sequence TTGGAGAGCAGACAGAGACAAGGACGCACTAACAAGCGTGGAAGCCGTCTTCGCCGTTTCCTGGGACTGGTTATCATTGCTGCAGCCGCCTATTGGGTTGCTTTTTATGTACTGCCAAACCGTCAGCATATTGATCCGGACTGGAATGGAGTGCAGCAGCCTATTTTCGTTAAAGGACAATTGACTGGTTATTCTGCCAGCGGCACCGGTGACGGCTTGCTTTTACCGCTTCCGCTTTTGCAGGAGTATGTTGACCCGGACATCCGTTATGAAGAAGCTACCAAGTCCGTTATCCTTTCTACAGATAATGATTTGCTATATATGCAGGAGGATACAACCGCGGCAAGCCTCAACAACGAGCCTGTTCAGCTCCGGCTTGCTCCTGAGGAACAGGACGGGGTGACCTATCTTCCGGCAGATTCCCTTGAGAACCTCTATGGTTTAGAAGTAGAGGAGGATAGCAGTACCAGCGCTGTTCTGCTGATGACTGCCGGTGAGAGCGTAAAGCTTGGCACAGTAAAAGGCGAGGAGGGCGGTCGTACAAAGGCATTGCGCAAGGGGCCGACCATTCATGCGCCGATTATTGCGGATATGCCGCCGGGTACAGTGGTACGGATCTGGCATTCAGCTACCGAGAACGAGGAATGGCTGTATGTGCAGATGAACAGCGGGTATACCGGATTTATCAAGGCCGAGGACATTACTGCTGACGGAGAAAAGACGGTGGAGCAGAGGGAGTACGTACCTACGCGTGCAGAACGCAGCTGGAAAGGGAAGGCTGTGAATCTGTTCTGGGAAGCCGTGTATGAGCGTAAGCCTAACCCGGCAAACTTCGGTGAGCTTCCGGGGGTTAACGTGGTTAGTCCGACGTGGTTCAGTATTGTTGATGTTGACGGGAATGTGCGAAGTAAGGCGGATAAAGCCTATGTAGAGTGGGCTCACAAGCAAGGCATGGAAGTATGGGCGCTGCTCAGTAACAGCTTTGATGCCGATCTTACCACTGAGGCGTTATCAAGCTATGAGAGACGGATGACGACGATAGTCCAGATGCTTGAATATGCTGATTTATATGATTTGGATGGTATTAATATTGATTTTGAGAATGTGTATACCAAGGATGGAGGCAATGTTACGCAGTTTATGCGGGAACTGAAGCCGATGGCCCAGGCCAAGAATCTGATTATTTCGATTGATGTTACCCCTAAGTCCAATAGTGAGATGTGGTCCTTATTTCTGGACCGTAAGGCTCTTGGTACAACAGCTGACTTTTTAATGGTCATGGCTTATGATGAACATTGGGCTTCCAGCCCTACAGCAGGTTCTGTCGCCTCGTTGCCGTGGGTTGAGAACTCAATCAGCCGGATCATTAAGGAGGACGAGGTGCCTGCCGAGAAGATAATCCTTGGTGTGCCTCTATATACGCGAATCTGGACAGAGACTACGGAAAAGGGTGAGATGAAGGTCAGCTCCAAAGCTGTCGGAATGAAGACTGTCCAGGAGCTTCTGGCAGAAAAGAAACTGACACCTTCCTTCGATAGTGAAGCAGGACAGAACTATGTCGAGTACAAAGAAGAAGGAAATCTCCAGAAAATCTGGATTGAAGACGAGGTTTCCCTAAAAGCGAGAGTTGAGCTAGCCAAGTCCTTCGGGCTCGGCGGAGTGGCCTCCTGGACGCGCAGCTTCGGAACGGTCGAGGCCTGGAAAGCACTGCAGGAAATAAACAAATAG
- the perR gene encoding peroxide-responsive transcriptional repressor PerR, whose translation MGSGVQHALEQLKTTGVRITPQRHAILTYLMEALNHPTADDIYRALEPQFPSMSVATVYNNLKMFMEAGMVRELTYGDNSSRFDANVSDHYHVICQECGKIEDFSYPSLHEVEHAAELATGFKVHGLRMEMYGVCKGCSEKKH comes from the coding sequence ATGGGTAGTGGCGTACAGCATGCATTGGAACAATTGAAGACTACCGGTGTCCGTATTACACCCCAGCGTCATGCAATTTTGACGTATCTGATGGAAGCGTTGAATCATCCTACGGCAGACGATATTTATCGTGCGCTGGAGCCGCAGTTTCCAAGTATGAGCGTGGCAACGGTGTACAACAATTTGAAAATGTTCATGGAAGCCGGAATGGTGCGTGAGTTGACCTACGGCGATAACTCCAGCCGTTTCGATGCTAATGTATCCGATCATTATCATGTCATCTGCCAGGAATGCGGTAAAATTGAGGATTTCAGCTATCCCTCCCTTCATGAGGTGGAGCATGCGGCCGAGCTGGCAACAGGCTTCAAGGTTCACGGATTACGGATGGAGATGTACGGTGTCTGCAAAGGCTGTAGTGAGAAGAAGCACTAG